Within the Criblamydia sequanensis CRIB-18 genome, the region TGGGGGTATATCAGGCGCCATTTTTTATGATTCTCTTTATATAGATTCACTTTGGGTTGATAAAACTTTTCGCCATCAAGGGCTTGGAAGAAAGCTCTTGCATGAAGCTGAAGCTATGGGAAAAAAAAGAAACGTTAAGTTTGCAGTCGTCCAGACTATGGATTGGGAGGGGCTTCCCTTCTACCAAAAGGTTGGCTATGCCATTGAATTCACAAGAGAGGGTTATAGCCAAAATTCAAAAATGTTTCTTTTAAGAAAAGATTTTTAATCAAATAAGGAA harbors:
- a CDS encoding GNAT family N-acetyltransferase is translated as MAHLEYYETIPPEYEGILLKGISDYALEKKGFLPIQPFGFFLKNNEQKVIGGISGAIFYDSLYIDSLWVDKTFRHQGLGRKLLHEAEAMGKKRNVKFAVVQTMDWEGLPFYQKVGYAIEFTREGYSQNSKMFLLRKDF